In Holophagales bacterium, one DNA window encodes the following:
- a CDS encoding zinc ribbon domain-containing protein, protein MPIYEYQCESCGERSELIQRFDDPPATLCPRCGGSLRKLLSAPSFQFKGSGWYVTDYAGKNAGNRPSGEGAEKKESAAAESKGESSAATPASESKSESSAPKSDTKPAS, encoded by the coding sequence ATGCCGATCTACGAGTACCAGTGCGAGTCCTGCGGCGAACGCAGCGAGCTGATCCAGCGGTTCGACGACCCGCCGGCGACGCTCTGCCCGCGGTGCGGCGGATCGCTCCGCAAGCTCCTGTCGGCGCCTTCCTTCCAGTTCAAGGGCTCGGGTTGGTACGTCACCGACTACGCGGGCAAGAATGCCGGGAACCGTCCGTCGGGCGAGGGTGCGGAGAAGAAGGAGTCGGCAGCCGCCGAGTCGAAGGGTGAGAGCTCCGCCGCGACGCCGGCGAGCGAATCGAAGTCCGAGAGCTCCGCGCCGAAGAGCGACACGAAGCCCGCGAGCTGA
- a CDS encoding DUF4388 domain-containing protein, whose translation MERTYQYRGDLKETALPEMLHTIYRTRIAGVIEASRGEIVKRVWIKDGDVVHAASSDREDSLGSFLRRSGRVPPEDLEAASRQRGATARRLGELLVERGVLSPAAVYRAIREQAEAIVWSLFSWEEGVVAFSIGEAAPHEAVRILVPMRQVIVQGIRRAPNAKTLIAKLGRKETLFSPCYRVEDLVEIALDEREFQLLSMVNGRRSVFELCTQGPLSPAENGKLLYAYSVLNLVRRSEGEEGGVIKIRMRMEREG comes from the coding sequence ATGGAACGCACCTACCAATACCGTGGCGACCTGAAGGAGACGGCGCTGCCGGAGATGCTCCACACGATCTACCGGACGCGCATCGCCGGCGTGATCGAAGCGAGTCGGGGCGAGATCGTCAAGCGGGTCTGGATCAAGGACGGCGACGTCGTTCACGCCGCGTCGTCCGATCGCGAGGATTCGCTCGGCTCGTTCCTGCGGCGCTCCGGACGCGTCCCGCCGGAGGACCTCGAGGCCGCCTCGCGCCAGCGCGGCGCCACCGCCCGGCGACTCGGCGAGCTGCTGGTCGAGCGCGGCGTCCTTTCCCCCGCGGCGGTCTACCGGGCGATCCGCGAGCAGGCCGAGGCGATCGTCTGGAGCCTCTTCTCCTGGGAGGAGGGGGTGGTGGCGTTCAGCATCGGCGAGGCAGCACCGCACGAGGCCGTGCGGATCCTCGTGCCGATGCGCCAGGTGATCGTCCAGGGGATCCGCCGCGCGCCGAACGCCAAGACGCTGATCGCCAAGCTCGGGCGCAAGGAGACGCTGTTCTCGCCCTGCTATCGCGTCGAGGACCTGGTGGAGATCGCGCTCGACGAGCGCGAGTTCCAGTTGCTGTCGATGGTCAACGGCCGGCGCAGCGTCTTCGAGCTCTGCACGCAGGGACCGCTTTCGCCGGCGGAAAACGGCAAGCTGCTCTACGCCTACTCGGTCCTCAACCTCGTCCGGCGCAGCGAGGGGGAGGAGGGGGGCGTCATCAAGATCCGAATGCGAATGGAAAGGGAAGGTTGA
- a CDS encoding molybdopterin molybdotransferase MoeA, whose protein sequence is MLLTPEEGWRRLESHLAPLPAEWVPRRAARGLVLAAPLATLTDLPPTDVSAMDGYAFAGEVVAGDERRVDGRVAAGDRPGQLLAEGGALRIMTGAPVPLDADRIAPFEWTDRGRETVRFARAVPRGESIRRQAEVCRAGEPLLAAGQVLTPGVLSLLASQGYERVPAPRRPSVAILATGDEVVAPEAVPAPGQLRDSHSDFLLAVLDALGVPAVSLGISRDDPEELAARVANGLEHDLLLLCGGVSAGELDLVGQALERAGCETIFDGLAMQPGKPLVVARHARGLAFGLPGNPGSAMVAWWLFVRPALRRLLGHADRFWSGSLAAIAGEPIPRGKNRDRFLPARLRRTDGGLVATLVPSRGSHDLPSYAAAEALLRIAPGVDATPVGGICDILPLPGAESGRDR, encoded by the coding sequence ATGCTGCTGACTCCCGAGGAAGGCTGGCGACGGCTCGAGTCGCATCTCGCACCGCTCCCGGCCGAATGGGTCCCGCGCCGAGCGGCACGCGGCCTGGTGCTCGCCGCGCCGCTCGCCACGCTCACCGACCTGCCGCCCACCGACGTCTCGGCGATGGACGGCTACGCCTTCGCCGGCGAGGTCGTCGCCGGCGACGAACGCCGCGTCGACGGGCGCGTCGCGGCGGGGGACCGGCCGGGGCAGCTCCTCGCCGAGGGCGGAGCGCTGCGCATCATGACCGGCGCCCCGGTACCGCTCGACGCCGACCGCATCGCCCCGTTCGAGTGGACCGACCGCGGACGCGAGACGGTGCGCTTCGCTCGCGCGGTGCCGCGAGGCGAATCGATCCGGCGTCAGGCCGAGGTCTGTCGGGCCGGCGAGCCGCTCCTCGCCGCCGGTCAGGTGCTGACCCCCGGCGTGCTCTCGCTCCTCGCGTCCCAGGGATACGAACGGGTGCCCGCTCCTCGGCGACCCTCGGTCGCGATCCTCGCCACGGGCGACGAGGTCGTCGCTCCCGAAGCCGTTCCCGCCCCGGGCCAGCTGCGCGACTCGCACAGTGACTTCCTGCTGGCGGTGCTCGACGCCCTCGGCGTCCCGGCGGTTTCGCTCGGCATCTCGCGCGACGACCCCGAGGAGCTCGCGGCACGGGTCGCCAACGGTCTCGAGCACGATCTGCTGCTGCTCTGCGGCGGCGTCTCGGCCGGCGAGCTGGACCTCGTCGGACAGGCGCTCGAGCGTGCCGGTTGCGAGACGATCTTCGACGGCTTGGCGATGCAGCCCGGCAAGCCCCTCGTCGTGGCGCGCCACGCCCGGGGCCTGGCTTTTGGACTGCCCGGCAATCCCGGCTCGGCGATGGTCGCCTGGTGGCTCTTCGTCCGCCCGGCGCTTCGCCGCCTGCTCGGCCACGCGGACCGCTTCTGGTCCGGGTCACTCGCCGCCATAGCCGGCGAACCGATCCCCCGGGGCAAGAACCGCGACCGGTTCTTGCCCGCCCGGCTGCGGCGAACCGACGGGGGTCTGGTTGCCACCCTCGTCCCGTCCCGTGGCTCGCACGACCTCCCCTCCTACGCGGCCGCCGAAGCGCTGCTGCGGATCGCTCCGGGCGTCGACGCCACCCCGGTCGGCGGGATCTGCGACATCCTGCCGCTCCCGGGCGCCGAGTCCGGCCGGGACCGGTGA
- a CDS encoding TonB-dependent receptor: MWRINSPDPAASRRSSPLTEPKAAALNLVTSATSIAAPGASQTPSLAWISQRSPFRSLVFRSRPMAVVSDRRQQWQSNRNGHSIAGLSFWFVVAPTEVVSEARSIQPKGGVLMDKRALWRVGLSVFAIALVAFALAAPASAQEQVGSIAGKVLDSANEALPGATVEATQAGGAKLTAITGPNGEFRFPRVPPGRYTVSAKLEGLSPAEPQNVVVTLGQAATLSFTLGVGVVSETISVVGEAGQIDVKGSSTSASITSEDIEMLPKGRDFTSVATLAAGVSQEGFAGGLSIDGASGSENRFVIDGVDTTDGFDGTSGQNLITDFVEEVQVKSAGYAAEFGGSVGGVINAVTKSGSNDFKGFVGLYYGDRGWDGKERKTVRNTCPAAPAGSPPNCSDSQLYVSYPEEDITRTEPNFGIGGPIVKDKAWFYVGYDHLETETTRTPLGWSRSYTQSDTREYYLINLKGNVGSQFLYKLSGNFAPRKLDNILPARDGSTFARDKSAFNIDDKFPTSSYSFYADWIPSNSFYLSGRIGSYDTDQKTSGTFPSGQILFRNRAYPADPTNFPAGWLNVPSVTGAITDEYKREAASLDSNFFFEAAGSHAIKGGVQYEKLKNTADTGEQVNLYTFRWGLPDRFGAGVQGTQGSLGVRRFYSLGAAASKNLGIYLQDSWSVMPNLTLNIGIRSEKEEVPNYSAAVNGAKNAWEFGFGDKIAPRLGFAWDVFSDQKLKVYGSWGYYYDISKLNIRGSFGGDQWIEYLWPVNTLDWQGLLASGNCTNSINDANVNPCPGLGAPAATLDLRYPADPNDPLFGVDPDLKPFQQEEYQIGADYQLTKTSVVGFRYVNKNVLHAIEDMGFFYCFSPTNCIEGYNIGNPGEGVGGQDPEGVVPAQPKAKREYQAIELSWNRRFANNWSAHVAYTYSELKGNYPGLASSDEFGRTSPNTNRLFDYVHNSYDRFGKAVYGKLNTDRPHQVDAQFIYQFGWGTSVGLNQYYGSGTPISTQVNYAGVPFFAFGRGDKGRTDALTQTDLMVSHPFKFGDYTVELSLNVLNLFDEDTAVLIDPNLTNGDLCTAYASAGCDRSQDWFFGHTPLSTGGLNPTQNNPYYLKPGVAGSATTADVFQTRRTIRAGLKFTF; encoded by the coding sequence ATGTGGAGAATCAACAGCCCGGATCCCGCCGCCTCCCGTCGCTCCTCGCCACTTACCGAGCCCAAAGCCGCAGCATTAAACCTAGTCACGTCAGCTACTTCGATCGCCGCTCCCGGAGCATCCCAAACGCCTTCTCTGGCATGGATCTCGCAGCGCTCGCCATTCCGTTCTCTCGTATTCCGGTCCCGCCCGATGGCCGTGGTGTCCGACCGGAGGCAACAGTGGCAGTCGAATCGAAACGGTCATAGCATCGCGGGCCTGTCGTTCTGGTTTGTCGTTGCGCCCACCGAAGTCGTTTCGGAGGCGCGTTCCATCCAACCGAAGGGAGGAGTACTGATGGACAAGAGAGCGTTGTGGAGAGTCGGACTCTCCGTCTTCGCGATCGCCCTGGTGGCGTTTGCGTTGGCGGCTCCGGCGAGCGCGCAGGAGCAGGTCGGCTCGATCGCCGGCAAGGTCCTCGACTCGGCGAACGAGGCGCTTCCTGGCGCGACCGTCGAGGCCACGCAGGCCGGCGGTGCCAAGCTGACCGCGATCACCGGGCCGAACGGCGAGTTCCGCTTCCCCCGCGTGCCTCCGGGCCGCTACACCGTCAGCGCCAAGCTCGAGGGCCTGAGCCCGGCCGAGCCGCAGAACGTGGTCGTCACCCTCGGACAGGCCGCCACCCTGAGCTTCACGCTCGGCGTCGGCGTGGTCTCGGAGACGATCAGCGTGGTCGGCGAGGCGGGACAGATCGACGTCAAGGGCTCCTCGACGTCGGCCTCGATCACCTCCGAAGACATCGAGATGCTGCCCAAGGGGCGTGACTTCACCTCGGTCGCCACCCTGGCGGCAGGCGTGAGCCAGGAAGGCTTCGCCGGCGGTCTCTCGATCGACGGCGCTTCGGGCTCCGAGAACCGCTTCGTCATCGACGGCGTCGACACCACCGACGGCTTCGACGGCACCTCGGGCCAGAACCTGATCACCGACTTCGTCGAAGAGGTTCAGGTCAAGTCGGCCGGTTACGCGGCCGAGTTCGGCGGTTCGGTCGGCGGCGTCATCAACGCCGTGACCAAGAGCGGCTCGAACGACTTCAAGGGCTTCGTCGGTCTCTACTACGGCGACCGCGGCTGGGACGGCAAGGAACGCAAGACGGTTCGCAACACCTGCCCGGCGGCCCCAGCTGGCTCCCCGCCGAACTGCTCGGACAGTCAGCTCTATGTCAGCTACCCCGAGGAGGACATCACCCGCACCGAGCCGAACTTCGGTATCGGTGGCCCGATCGTCAAGGACAAAGCCTGGTTCTACGTCGGCTACGACCACCTCGAGACCGAGACGACTCGCACCCCGCTCGGCTGGTCCAGGTCGTACACCCAGTCCGACACCCGCGAGTACTACCTGATCAACCTCAAGGGCAACGTCGGCTCGCAGTTCCTCTACAAGTTGTCCGGCAACTTCGCACCGCGCAAGCTCGACAACATCCTTCCTGCGCGCGACGGCTCGACGTTTGCGAGAGACAAGAGCGCCTTCAACATCGACGACAAGTTCCCGACTTCGAGCTATTCGTTCTACGCCGACTGGATTCCGAGCAACAGCTTCTATCTCTCGGGCCGCATCGGCAGCTACGACACGGATCAGAAGACATCGGGGACCTTCCCCAGCGGCCAGATCCTCTTCCGCAACCGGGCGTATCCGGCGGATCCGACGAACTTCCCGGCTGGCTGGCTCAACGTGCCGTCGGTCACCGGCGCGATCACGGACGAATACAAGCGCGAGGCGGCTTCGCTCGACAGCAACTTCTTCTTCGAGGCGGCCGGTAGCCACGCCATCAAGGGCGGCGTGCAGTACGAGAAGCTGAAGAACACCGCCGACACTGGTGAGCAGGTGAACCTCTACACGTTCCGCTGGGGCCTGCCGGATCGCTTCGGCGCCGGCGTCCAAGGCACCCAGGGATCACTGGGAGTCCGCCGGTTCTACAGCCTCGGCGCCGCAGCCAGCAAGAACCTCGGCATCTACCTGCAGGACAGCTGGTCGGTCATGCCGAACCTGACTCTCAACATCGGCATCCGATCCGAGAAGGAAGAGGTCCCGAACTACAGCGCCGCCGTGAATGGCGCCAAGAACGCTTGGGAGTTCGGCTTCGGCGACAAGATCGCCCCGCGGCTCGGTTTCGCGTGGGACGTCTTCTCGGACCAGAAGCTGAAGGTCTACGGCAGCTGGGGTTACTACTACGATATCAGCAAGCTGAACATCCGCGGCTCGTTTGGCGGTGACCAGTGGATCGAGTACCTCTGGCCAGTCAACACGCTCGATTGGCAGGGACTCCTCGCCTCTGGCAACTGCACCAACTCGATCAACGACGCGAACGTGAACCCCTGCCCGGGCCTCGGCGCGCCGGCGGCCACCCTCGACCTCCGCTACCCGGCCGACCCGAACGATCCGCTCTTCGGCGTGGACCCGGACCTCAAGCCGTTCCAGCAGGAGGAGTACCAGATCGGCGCCGACTACCAGCTCACCAAGACCTCGGTCGTCGGCTTCCGCTACGTCAACAAGAACGTCCTCCACGCCATCGAGGACATGGGCTTCTTCTACTGCTTCTCGCCGACGAACTGCATCGAGGGTTACAACATCGGTAACCCGGGCGAAGGCGTCGGTGGTCAGGATCCGGAGGGTGTCGTCCCGGCCCAGCCGAAAGCCAAGCGCGAGTACCAGGCGATCGAGCTCTCCTGGAACCGCCGCTTCGCCAACAACTGGTCGGCGCACGTTGCCTACACCTACAGCGAGCTCAAGGGCAACTACCCCGGTCTCGCCTCCTCGGACGAATTCGGTCGTACCAGCCCGAACACCAACCGGCTGTTCGACTACGTCCACAACTCGTACGACCGGTTCGGCAAGGCCGTGTACGGCAAGCTCAACACCGACCGCCCGCACCAGGTCGACGCGCAGTTCATCTACCAGTTCGGCTGGGGCACGTCGGTTGGACTGAACCAGTACTACGGCTCGGGCACGCCGATCTCGACGCAGGTCAACTACGCGGGCGTGCCGTTCTTCGCCTTCGGCCGCGGCGACAAGGGCCGCACCGACGCCCTCACGCAGACCGACCTGATGGTCTCCCATCCGTTCAAGTTCGGGGACTACACGGTCGAGCTCAGCCTGAACGTCCTCAACCTGTTCGACGAGGACACGGCCGTTCTCATCGACCCGAACCTGACGAACGGCGACCTCTGCACGGCCTATGCGAGCGCCGGTTGCGATCGGAGCCAGGACTGGTTCTTCGGCCACACGCCGCTTTCGACCGGCGGCCTGAATCCGACGCAGAACAACCCGTACTACCTGAAGCCGGGCGTTGCGGGCTCAGCGACTACGGCCGATGTCTTCCAGACCCGCCGCACCATCCGCGCCGGTCTGAAGTTCACCTTCTAG
- a CDS encoding IS256 family transposase — MTDVSLPLPVAFHKALEQSSPDLLRSLLQSFLEQLMSAEADARCGASYGERSAERINARNGYRSRPWETRLGDMDLQIPKLRKGSYFPEWLLEPRRRSEKALLAAIAEAYVLGVSTRRVERLLETLGLSSISKSRVSEICSELDPAVEAFRQRPLTLAYPYIWLDALDMKCREEGGGVGVSVVIATGVSAEGHREILGVEVFTSEDGASWLAFLRGLKARGLSGVRLVVSDAHPGLKAAIASVFTGSRWQRCRTHLTTNVLTKVPKAAQPGVAALFRMIFLQQDADAVRQQAEHTLTALEQRWPDAAKVFAGAFEDVLAFTGFPREHWRQIWSNNPQERLNKEIRRRTDVVGIFPNRAAIVRLVGALLAEQHDEWAIGRRYFSLESVAHLNPELKPAPDGQQAQLLPAA, encoded by the coding sequence GTGACCGATGTGAGCCTGCCCCTTCCCGTCGCTTTTCACAAGGCCCTCGAGCAGTCCAGCCCCGATCTGCTGCGCTCCCTGCTGCAGTCCTTCCTCGAGCAGCTCATGAGTGCTGAGGCCGACGCCCGCTGCGGCGCCAGCTACGGCGAGCGCAGTGCCGAGCGGATCAATGCCCGCAACGGCTACCGCTCCCGCCCCTGGGAGACGCGCCTCGGCGACATGGACCTGCAGATCCCCAAGCTGCGCAAGGGCAGCTACTTCCCCGAGTGGCTCCTCGAGCCGCGCCGGCGCTCGGAGAAGGCCCTCCTGGCCGCCATCGCCGAGGCCTATGTGCTCGGCGTTTCCACCCGCCGCGTCGAGCGCCTGCTGGAGACTTTGGGCCTGTCGAGTATCTCGAAGTCCCGGGTCTCGGAGATCTGCTCGGAGCTCGATCCCGCGGTCGAGGCGTTTCGGCAACGGCCGCTGACGCTGGCGTACCCCTACATCTGGCTCGACGCGCTCGACATGAAGTGCCGCGAGGAGGGTGGAGGCGTTGGTGTGAGCGTCGTCATCGCCACCGGAGTGTCCGCCGAAGGTCATCGCGAAATCCTCGGCGTCGAGGTCTTCACCAGCGAGGATGGGGCCTCTTGGCTGGCATTCCTGCGTGGTCTGAAGGCCCGAGGTCTGTCCGGTGTGCGCCTGGTGGTATCCGACGCGCATCCCGGGCTCAAGGCCGCCATTGCCTCGGTCTTCACCGGATCGCGCTGGCAACGCTGCCGCACGCACCTGACGACCAACGTGCTGACCAAGGTGCCAAAGGCCGCGCAGCCGGGTGTCGCCGCGCTCTTCCGCATGATCTTCCTGCAGCAGGATGCCGACGCGGTGCGCCAACAGGCCGAGCACACTCTCACGGCGCTCGAGCAGCGCTGGCCCGACGCGGCGAAGGTCTTCGCCGGCGCCTTCGAGGACGTCCTGGCCTTCACCGGCTTCCCGCGGGAGCACTGGCGCCAGATCTGGTCGAACAACCCGCAGGAGCGACTCAACAAAGAGATCCGGCGACGCACCGACGTCGTCGGCATCTTCCCCAACCGCGCCGCCATCGTGCGACTCGTCGGCGCTCTCCTCGCCGAGCAACACGACGAGTGGGCGATCGGACGGCGCTATTTCTCGCTCGAATCCGTCGCCCACCTCAACCCCGAGCTGAAGCCTGCGCCGGACGGCCAACAGGCTCAGCTCCTACCCGCGGCCTGA
- a CDS encoding IS1380 family transposase: MSTDCKAEQLSFQGWGAGRRREVRLDFAGGRLSSDGGAVLLAETERRRGILRRLSACFEDHREPAWVEHGVGTLVSQRVLGLALGYEDLVDHEELRADALLASLIGVSDPSGDRQRRDRDQGKPLAGKSTLNRFEWGAVSDAAADRYKRIAVQPRGVQDLLIDLFLETQGTSPERIILDLDATDDPVHGEQEGRFFHGYYGHYCYLPLYIVCGDSVLWAELRPSNIDASKGSVAALSRIVSKIRDRFPQVEILVRADSGFAREKLMRWCEEHGIEYVLGLARNTRLERALRGHLQRAAAQHARSGRPERCFRDSRYQTRSTWSRRRRVIGKAEVLAKGANPRFLVTSLAKADLEAEPLYDLYCQRGEMENRIKEQQLDLFAGRTSAHYLKINQLRLWFSTFAYTLLAELRRLGLSGTTWARAQCGTIRLKLLKIGAQIRLSVRRIWIALSSAYPWKSVFLEALGRLRASPA; this comes from the coding sequence TTGTCGACAGACTGTAAGGCGGAGCAGCTGAGCTTTCAAGGCTGGGGAGCGGGTCGGCGCCGGGAGGTGCGGTTGGACTTCGCGGGCGGCCGGCTGAGCTCGGATGGCGGCGCGGTGTTGCTGGCGGAGACGGAGCGTCGGCGCGGGATCTTGCGTCGCCTGTCGGCGTGCTTCGAGGACCATCGCGAGCCGGCGTGGGTGGAGCACGGGGTCGGGACGCTGGTGTCGCAGCGGGTGCTGGGTCTGGCGCTGGGCTACGAGGACCTGGTCGACCACGAGGAGCTTCGCGCGGACGCCTTGCTGGCTTCGCTGATCGGCGTGTCGGACCCGTCGGGCGACAGGCAGCGTCGGGATCGGGATCAAGGCAAACCGCTGGCAGGCAAGAGCACGCTGAATCGCTTCGAGTGGGGTGCGGTGAGCGATGCGGCGGCGGACCGCTACAAGCGCATCGCGGTGCAGCCGAGAGGCGTCCAGGACCTGCTCATCGACCTGTTTCTGGAGACCCAGGGCACGTCGCCGGAGCGGATCATCCTGGATCTTGATGCCACCGACGACCCGGTGCACGGCGAGCAGGAAGGACGCTTCTTCCACGGCTACTACGGCCACTACTGCTACCTGCCGCTCTACATCGTCTGCGGAGACAGCGTGCTGTGGGCGGAGCTGCGCCCCTCCAATATCGATGCATCGAAGGGATCGGTGGCGGCGCTGTCGCGGATCGTGTCGAAGATCCGGGATCGCTTTCCACAGGTCGAGATCCTGGTGCGCGCCGACTCGGGCTTCGCGCGCGAGAAGCTGATGCGCTGGTGTGAAGAGCATGGCATCGAGTACGTGCTCGGCCTGGCCCGCAACACACGCCTGGAGCGAGCGCTTCGCGGGCACCTCCAGCGGGCGGCCGCGCAACACGCCCGCTCGGGCCGGCCGGAGCGGTGCTTTCGCGACTCTCGCTACCAGACGCGTAGCACCTGGAGTCGTCGACGTCGCGTCATCGGCAAGGCCGAGGTCCTCGCCAAGGGCGCCAATCCGCGCTTCCTCGTCACCTCGCTCGCGAAAGCGGACCTCGAGGCCGAGCCGCTTTACGACCTCTACTGCCAACGGGGAGAGATGGAGAACCGCATCAAGGAGCAGCAGCTCGATCTCTTCGCCGGCCGGACATCGGCCCACTACTTGAAGATCAACCAGCTGCGGCTGTGGTTTTCCACCTTCGCCTACACACTCTTGGCCGAGCTGCGTCGCCTCGGGCTCTCGGGGACGACCTGGGCACGAGCCCAGTGCGGGACGATTCGCCTCAAGCTGCTCAAGATCGGCGCCCAGATACGACTGAGCGTGCGGCGGATCTGGATCGCACTCTCCTCGGCCTATCCGTGGAAGTCGGTCTTCCTCGAAGCCCTCGGGCGACTCCGCGCCTCTCCTGCCTGA
- a CDS encoding YdcF family protein, translated as MSGAVNEVPHSAPPRATFRQKIGGPGGISSLVIALAVGALGLGLPVLWRMRRVLAAAAGEPSRPAEAILVLGRLLESDRPSAVFVARLEHAAALWREGLAPRIVVAGGLTGKASRTEAEAGREHLIATGVPPEAIWTEEHSQHTLENLFYVRATLRERGMSSLLLVSDPLHLARAATMARGLGLAVACSPAPGCPPRRRSAGWWVRAGKEAFLLHWYHCGIAYSRLIGSERQLARVT; from the coding sequence ATGTCGGGAGCTGTCAACGAGGTGCCGCACAGCGCGCCACCCCGCGCCACGTTCCGCCAGAAGATCGGCGGACCCGGGGGCATTTCGTCCCTGGTGATCGCGCTGGCGGTGGGAGCTCTCGGGTTGGGTCTGCCGGTGCTCTGGAGGATGCGCCGCGTGCTCGCGGCGGCCGCCGGTGAGCCCTCCCGGCCGGCCGAGGCGATCCTCGTCCTCGGTCGACTGCTCGAGAGCGACCGGCCGTCGGCGGTCTTCGTCGCGCGCCTCGAGCACGCCGCGGCACTCTGGCGCGAGGGCCTCGCGCCACGCATCGTGGTGGCTGGAGGTCTCACCGGCAAGGCGAGTCGCACCGAGGCCGAAGCCGGCCGCGAGCACCTGATCGCCACCGGCGTCCCGCCCGAGGCGATCTGGACCGAAGAGCACAGCCAGCACACCTTGGAGAATCTCTTCTACGTCCGGGCGACGCTGCGCGAACGCGGGATGAGCTCGCTGCTTCTCGTCTCCGATCCGCTCCACCTGGCTCGGGCGGCGACGATGGCGCGTGGTCTCGGACTGGCCGTCGCCTGTTCGCCGGCGCCCGGCTGCCCACCACGTCGACGCAGCGCCGGTTGGTGGGTCCGGGCGGGGAAGGAGGCGTTCCTGCTCCACTGGTACCACTGCGGGATCGCCTACAGCCGCCTGATCGGCTCCGAGCGGCAACTGGCCCGCGTGACCTGA
- a CDS encoding MBL fold metallo-hydrolase, producing the protein MTLSRRQLLVTGSVAVLGSQLLPRRLAGQPVAAPPKGTFTELRGGVGIFTAQGGTIGWLVTPDAALVVDSQSPETAPVFLEGFRSRTARHAAVLINTHHHDDHTGGNGVLRPFVGSIVAHANVPALQRRSAEQEKAPPPVVADTTFTDAWRMDLGSEAVAARHYGPAHTGGDIAVHFEKADVVHLGDLVFNRIYPFIDRGAGASIRSWITVLEKIAAAHGESTRFIYGHGKRESGVTGGKADLLLQRDFFTALLDHAGRELKAGRSVEEIAGATSLAGFPEHVSPIPFLSLGNCLRVACAELAGG; encoded by the coding sequence ATGACCCTCTCCCGCCGTCAGCTCCTGGTGACCGGCTCCGTCGCCGTCCTCGGCTCGCAGTTGCTCCCGCGACGCCTTGCCGGCCAGCCGGTCGCCGCGCCGCCCAAGGGCACCTTCACCGAGCTGCGCGGCGGCGTCGGCATCTTCACCGCCCAGGGCGGAACGATCGGTTGGCTGGTGACGCCCGACGCCGCGCTGGTGGTCGACAGCCAGTCGCCGGAGACCGCGCCGGTCTTTCTCGAGGGTTTCCGCTCCCGTACGGCGCGACATGCCGCGGTGCTGATCAACACCCACCACCACGACGATCACACCGGCGGCAACGGCGTCCTCCGTCCCTTCGTCGGCTCGATCGTGGCGCACGCCAACGTCCCGGCGCTGCAACGTCGCTCGGCCGAGCAGGAGAAGGCGCCGCCCCCGGTCGTGGCCGACACCACGTTCACCGACGCCTGGCGGATGGATCTGGGGAGCGAGGCCGTTGCCGCACGGCATTACGGCCCGGCGCACACCGGTGGCGACATCGCCGTCCATTTCGAGAAGGCCGACGTCGTCCATCTCGGGGACCTCGTCTTCAACCGCATCTACCCCTTCATCGACCGCGGCGCCGGAGCCAGCATCCGGAGCTGGATCACGGTGCTGGAGAAGATCGCCGCCGCGCACGGCGAGTCGACGCGCTTCATCTACGGACACGGCAAGCGCGAATCCGGGGTGACCGGAGGGAAGGCCGACCTCCTACTGCAGCGCGACTTCTTCACCGCGCTGCTGGACCACGCGGGCAGGGAGCTCAAGGCCGGCAGGAGCGTCGAGGAGATCGCCGGGGCGACGTCGCTCGCCGGTTTCCCCGAGCACGTGAGCCCGATCCCGTTCCTCTCGCTGGGAAACTGCCTGCGCGTCGCCTGCGCCGAGCTCGCCGGAGGTTAG
- a CDS encoding tetratricopeptide repeat protein has protein sequence MKSPEDTAEWLRRGILACRRERWHEGYDLLARAASAVPKQSDLPARVFSFLGVAMARCEGRRSEGLELCRYAVKREPREAENWGNLAVLYLMVGERRKAVRALDKGLWLAADNESLLRLRTEVGCRRRPPLPFLSRENPLNVAAGRLRHRLMTNVERRRAERAADAADRSEPGDRVET, from the coding sequence GTGAAGTCGCCCGAAGACACGGCCGAGTGGCTGCGCCGAGGAATTCTCGCCTGCCGACGCGAGCGCTGGCACGAAGGCTACGACCTGCTGGCTCGCGCGGCGAGTGCGGTGCCGAAGCAGAGCGATCTGCCGGCGCGGGTCTTCTCGTTTCTCGGCGTGGCGATGGCGCGCTGCGAGGGGCGCCGGAGCGAGGGGCTCGAGCTCTGCCGCTATGCGGTCAAGCGCGAGCCGCGCGAAGCGGAGAACTGGGGGAATCTGGCGGTTCTCTATCTGATGGTCGGCGAGCGTCGCAAGGCGGTTCGCGCGCTCGACAAGGGGCTGTGGCTGGCTGCCGACAACGAGTCGCTGCTGCGGTTGCGCACCGAAGTCGGCTGCCGCCGCCGGCCGCCACTGCCGTTCCTTTCGCGCGAGAACCCGCTCAACGTGGCGGCCGGCCGACTGCGGCACCGCCTGATGACGAACGTCGAACGCCGCCGAGCCGAACGGGCGGCCGACGCCGCGGATCGCTCCGAGCCGGGCGATCGCGTCGAGACCTGA